A region of Paraburkholderia largidicola DNA encodes the following proteins:
- a CDS encoding ABC transporter permease: protein MDIQQASALTSSAVVAAIPLMFAGVGELVTEKSGVLNLGVEGMMLMGAVTGYAVTAVTGNPWLGVLAAIGAGIAMSLLFAFLVLSMLANQVATGLSLTIFGIGLSAYVGKPYTSAAVRESIGTWVIPGLSKIPVLGPALFSLTPLDYLAFIMFGVVGWFLYRTRAGLVLRSVGESPQVAHSVGFPVIGVRYGATLFGGAMAGLAGGYYSIVNLHLWQEQLTSGRGWIALALVVFATWRPGRLLIGALLFGAVTGLQFYAQAIGVPVPTQFLAMLPYVATVVVLVLISRNPNTIRLNAPASLGKPFFAAG from the coding sequence ATGGATATTCAACAAGCCAGCGCGCTCACGTCGAGTGCCGTCGTCGCCGCGATTCCGCTGATGTTCGCAGGCGTCGGCGAACTCGTCACTGAGAAGTCGGGCGTGCTCAACCTCGGCGTCGAGGGGATGATGCTGATGGGCGCCGTGACGGGGTACGCGGTGACGGCCGTCACGGGCAACCCGTGGCTCGGCGTGCTCGCTGCGATCGGCGCGGGCATCGCGATGTCGCTGCTGTTCGCGTTTCTCGTGCTGTCGATGCTCGCGAACCAGGTCGCCACCGGGCTTTCGCTGACGATTTTCGGCATTGGCCTGTCGGCTTATGTTGGCAAGCCGTACACGTCGGCGGCCGTGCGGGAGTCGATCGGTACGTGGGTGATTCCGGGCCTCTCGAAAATTCCCGTGCTGGGACCTGCACTATTCAGCCTGACGCCGCTCGACTATCTCGCCTTCATCATGTTCGGCGTCGTCGGCTGGTTCCTGTATCGCACGCGCGCCGGACTCGTGTTGCGGTCAGTGGGCGAGTCGCCGCAGGTCGCGCATTCGGTCGGGTTTCCCGTGATCGGCGTGCGCTATGGCGCGACGCTGTTCGGCGGCGCGATGGCAGGGCTCGCGGGCGGTTACTACTCGATCGTCAACCTGCACTTGTGGCAGGAGCAGTTGACTTCAGGGCGTGGCTGGATCGCGCTGGCGCTCGTCGTATTCGCGACGTGGCGTCCGGGGCGGCTGTTGATCGGTGCACTATTGTTCGGTGCAGTGACGGGCCTGCAGTTTTATGCACAGGCGATCGGCGTTCCCGTGCCGACGCAGTTTCTTGCGATGCTGCCATACGTCGCGACCGTCGTCGTTCTCGTGCTGATCTCGCGCAATCCGAACACGATTCGCCTGAATGCGCCCGCGTCGCTCGGCAAGCCGTTCTTCGCGGCGGGCTGA